A window of Daphnia pulicaria isolate SC F1-1A chromosome 10, SC_F0-13Bv2, whole genome shotgun sequence contains these coding sequences:
- the LOC124314656 gene encoding transitional endoplasmic reticulum ATPase → MAEPKGNEDLSTAILKNKVKPNRLLVEEAVNDDNSVVAMSQEKMDELQLFKGDTVLLKGKKRKETVCIVLSDESVSNEKIRMNRVVRNNLRVRLGDVVSVSPCPDVKYGKRIHVLPIDDTVEGLTGSLFDVYLKPYFLEAYRPIHKGDIFIVRGGMRAVEFKVVETDPVPYCIVAPDTVIHCEGEPIKREEEEEALNAVGYDDIGGVRKQLALIKEMVELPLRHPQLFKAIGVKPPRGILLFGPPGTGKTLIARAVANETGAFFYLINGPEIMSKLAGESESNLRKAFEEAEKNSPAIIFIDELDAIAPKREKTHGEVERRIVSQLLTLMDGLKQRSHVIVMAATNRPNSIDAALRRFGRFDREVDIGIPDATGRLEVLRIHTKNMKLADDVDLEQVAAETHGHVGADIAALCSEAALQQIREKMDLIDLEEDQIDAEVLASLAVTMENFRFAMGKSTPSALRETIVEVPNVSWEDIGGLEGVKRELQELVQYPVEHPEKFLKFGMTPSRGVLFYGPPGCGKTLLAKAIANECQANFISIKGPELLTMWFGESEANVRDVFDKARAAAPCVLFFDELDSIAKARGGSSGDAGGAADRVINQVLTEMDGMGAKKNVFIIGATNRPDIIDPAVLRPGRLDQLIYIPLPDEKSREAILKSNLRKSPLAPDVDLIYMAKVTHGFSGADLTEICQRACKLAIRQSIEAEIRREKERAANPDMDMEMEEEDPVPQILRSHFEDAMKFARRSVSDNDIRKYEMFSQTLQQSRGFGTNFRFPNAPAAGGSQPSGGSGGNFQDDADDDLYS, encoded by the exons ATGGCAGAACCGAAAgg GAATGAAGATTTGTCGACAGCTATTTTGAAGAATAAGGTGAAGCCGAATAGGCTTCTAGTCGAGGAGGCTGTAAATGATGACAACTCTGTTGTTGCCATGTCCCAG gaaaaaatggatgAGCTACAGCTCTTCAAAGGTGACACAGTTCTACTTAaggggaagaaaaggaaagaaactgTGTGCATTGTCTTGTCTGATGAGTCTGTATCAAATGAAAAGATCAGGATGAATCGTGTTGTCAGAAACAACCTGCGTGTCAGGTTGGGAGATGTAGTGTCGGTTTCCCCATGCCCTGATGTGAAGTACGGCAAACGAATCCATGTTCTGCCAATTGATGATACAGTGGAGGGACTCACAGGAagtctctttgatgtgtacctGAAGCCATACTTTTTGGAAGCATATCGTCCAATTCATAAAGGCGACATATTTATTGTCCGCGGAGGAATGCGTGCAGTGGAGTTTAAAG TGGTTGAAACGGACCCTGTTCCCTATTGCATCGTCGCTCCAGACACAGTCATTCATTGTGAGGGTGAACCAATCAAACGAGAG gaagaggaggaggctTTGAATGCTGTCGGTTACGACGACATTGGAGGTGTTCGTAAGCAATTGGCTCTCATTAAAGAGATGGTAGAATTGCCTTTGCGTCATCCCCAGCTTTTCAAAGCGATTGGTGTGAAGCCACCCCGTGGTATTCTACTCTTTGGACCTCCTGGTACCGGTAAAACACTTATCGCTCGTGCTGTAGCCAATGAGACCGGAGCTTTCTTCTACTTGATCAATG GTCCTGAAATTATGAGCAAGTTGGCTGGCGAGTCCGAAAGTAATCTACGTAAAGCATTTGAAGAAGCCGAGAAAAACTCACCTGCTATCATCTTCATTGATGAGTTGGACGCCATTGCTCCTAAGCGTGAAAag ACCCATGGTGAAGTAGAACGCCGTATCGTCTCCCAGTTGTTGACGCTTATGGATGGCTTGAAACAGCGATCACATGTAATTGTTATGGCTGCCACCAACCGACCCAATTCGATTGATGCTGCCCTTCGTCGATTCGGACGCTTTGATCGCGAAGTTGATATCGGTATTCCAGATGCCACTGGGCGATTGGAAGTCCTGCGTATTCACACCAAGAATATGAAACTGGCCGATGATGTCGATTTGGAACAAGTTGCCGCCGAAACACACGGCCACGTTGGTGCCGATATTGCTGCATTGTGCTCAGAAGCTGCACTCCAACAGATCCGAGAGAAAATGGATCTTATTGACTTGGAAGAGGACCAAATCGACGCTGAAGTCCTGGCATCCCTGGCCGTTACTATGGAGAACTTCCGG TTCGCTATGGGCAAATCAACGCCTAGTGCCTTACGAGAGACCATTGTAGAGGTGCCCAACGTTTCATGGGAAGACATTGGTGGTTTGGAAGGCGTCAAACGCGAGCTTCAAGAGTTGGTCCAATACCCGGTTGAACATCCAGAGAAATTCCTCAAGTTCGGCATGACCCCTTCTCGTGGTGTTCTCTTCTATGGCCCACCCGGTTGCGGTAAAACGCTGTTGGCTAAGGCTATTGCCAACGAGTGCCAGGCCaatttcatttctatcaaag GTCCCGAGTTGTTGACCATGTGGTTTGGTGAGTCTGAAGCCAACGTGCGAGACGTTTTCGACAAGGCacgtgctgctgctccttGCGTCTTGTTCTTCGACGAACTCGATTCCATTGCTAAAGCTCGTGGTGGAAGCTCTGGTGACGCTGGAGGAGCTGCCGATCGtgtcatcaaccaagttttGACAGAGATGGACGGTATGGGTGCTAAGAAAAACGTCTTTATCATTGGAGCGACGAATCGTCCtg ATATCATTGATCCGGCTGTATTACGTCCTGGTCGTTTGGATCAATTGATTTACATCCCTCTACCTGATGAGAAGTCACGGGAAGCCATTTTAAAGTCTAATCTTCGAAAGTCCCCTCTTGCTCCg GATGTGGATTTGATCTATATGGCTAAAGTTACGCACGGTTTCTCTGGTGCCGATTTGACTGAAATTTGCCAACGTGCATGCAAGTTGGCTATTCGCCAGTCTATCGAAGCCGAAATCAGAAGGGAGAAAGAACGCGCCGCCAATCCTGATATGGAtatggaaatggaagaggaaGATCCAGTTCCCCAGATTCTGAGGTCGCATTTTGAAGATGCCATGAAGTTTGCTCGTCGTTCTGTTTCAGACAACGATATCCGCAAATACGAGATGTTCTCACAGACTTTGCAGCAATCACGTGGTTTTGGCACTAATTTCAG ATTCCCGAATGCACCAGCTGCAGGTGGCAGTCAGCCTAGCGGAGGATCTGGAGGCAACTTCCAAGATGATGCGGATGATGATCTATATAGTTAA